The following DNA comes from Maylandia zebra isolate NMK-2024a linkage group LG6, Mzebra_GT3a, whole genome shotgun sequence.
ACTACTGAGAAGAGTACTACTGTGGTGTCACTGAAAGGGattgtaaatgttattttagtcttttgaaaatgcagaaattcacttttttttttacattttctagaTAAATGTGGCTAAAATCAGATGCACACCTATCCGTGTACATATCAATGTAGGACTAtgggtaaaaggaaaaaaagtactACTACACCCTGGTGAaacttgaaaaaagaaaaatctgtctGGTTTGTTGATCAAGGCCTGAAAACAAGTGCAGTATAAAAACTATACTTTTTCCTTCTACAAGTGACAGCATATTTTAATGTGCCAACTATTAGTAGACTTTTATGGCTTATTAACTTTGTGAAAATTTTCCAAATACTGGATGTATGTAAACTTAAACTGCCAAACtgaaaagaaatattttatGAACGTGTCATTTAtcagcttttttgtttgttttttttaaaaaaggggggAGATTTATTTGCGATGCTCAAAAAGACATTTTCTACAATATAAGATACAAGAACAGatgttttcttaaaaataaaaaagggtaCATATTGTTTGTTTCAAGCAATGGAATGTGGTACAACCAACAggcataaatacacatatttcAATTAAGTACTAGTAAAAAATAAGGACTAGCAAACAAAATCTAACCCAGCACAGCTGCAGTGTTTAGGTAAGTGACAACAAGGCAGGCTTGTAAAGAAACACTTCCTAGAACCTAAAACAACCATATCAGTCCGTCAGGGATTTTACACAGTACATTATCACAGcctgcaaacaaacacagacactaGGACTAATGATAGCTGGCTGCCGTCTTTAATTCTGTTAATGCGGGTTTTTCCAGCAGCTTCACAACTTGAGCTTTTTCCTTCGTCCTCGACCGTCTGGAGTTCCCTCTGACTTTCGTTTCTGCGCCTGGGAGGGAaaaaatggattaaaaaaataataataaaaggatGTTGTCCTTAATAGACAGCTTAAAATAGTTTGAATTGTTTATTATGGGATGAATTTGTAGCTTACCGAGCCGGTCTTTGGGCCCCGTTTCTTCTTTTCCGccttctccctctcctccagctccatgttctctctctctatcaGGGTGATCAGGGTGTTGCATCGCCTCTGGAGCTCCTACACGATAAATGGGGGGAGAAAataaaaattgcatttttaattattaaaacaatttttaaaaaatgtttaaataacagaagaaaaaaaaactgagaaataaGAGTGAAGTAATCCAAACTCACCATTGCAGTCCTAGATTTGAGGAACCAGTCGAAGCGGAACTGTGGTGAGTTGCGGATGCACTGGCGGAGCTCGTCGTACACGCTCTCCTTATCAAAGCCAAGCTTGTGAAGCATACAGATGAGGAAGCGGTCTTCCTCCTCTGTGTAGTTCTTGCCTTTGTTAGTCCCGTAGGAGATACGGAGCTGATGGAAAGGAGCCTTGTAGCGGCCAATCTAGAAGAGGATTTGAGAAACACATTGAAGGATAAACACAATGCTGAATGAGAAATCTACTCAGCAACTTGCACTACAAAAAGAatcttttttggggttttttagaAAACATACTATATGATacggggccgatggcgcgatatggcagcctggcttctgtcagtctgccccagggcagctgtggctacaactgtagctgcctccaccacagtgtgtgtgaatgtgacagtgaatgaatagtggaatggtaaagcgctttgagtgtctagaaaagcgctatataaatgcaatccatcattattatcattattattattattatttcaaagtTGACTGACTGCTACCTTTGAGTCCAGTGCTTTCTTGATGCTGATCCTCCTCTGAATCCTGGCCTCTCCTCTTTCTATCTGAGCCATGATCTTTTCAATATCCTGCAACTCATTGCAGCGCTCCCAGAATACAGCTGCAGGAAAGGACACGAACATGAAGTCACACAATAAATCAATTTAAATATCTGGGTTTGCTTtcgacagaagaaaaaaaaaatccattaccAGAATATTCCATGACTTCCTCCGGAGTTTTCCCCTCAACCTCTCTGGCAATGTTCTCAATATCATCTCTCCCCCACTTCTCGTTTGCTTTGATGAATTGGTTGAAGTCACGTTTGTTCCAAATAGTAAATCCCTGCGACAAGCGTACAGTTGATCCGTTAATGCACAATTTAGAGAAATATGCAAACATTTCATTTCCTGTATATCAGCCACTGGCTGCAAGTCAACAAGAAAAATAATCCACCTGTTGCAGAAGGGTTTCCTTCTCTTCCAGTTCCTCCTCTGTGAGGGCCTCGGCCTCATCGATCTTAGCCTGCTCCTCCTTCTGGACCTGAGCAGAGTTTGGTATGTCTGGATTGCGAGGAACCTTAAGAGACAAAGCCACAGATCCAGTTAGAGTCTTCTCAAAAGACAACAAAATTTGGACAAATAGGAATGTGTCTGATCTCTTTGAACCTTATATCCAATGGTCTTTCTGTAGAAGAGAATTTCCTTTTCTAGAAGCTCAAAAAGACGTGGAGGGAAGAACTGGAAGTCCTGCACATTTGGCTGCTTAGGCGGACGAGGAgcctggcaaaaaaaaaaaaaaggcaatccAAAATAAGTAATAGGGACATGCACAACTAGTCACCTAATCATCGCTATTGTCACTAGTCTGTACCAAACGTATTCATTCAGTCTAACTGATTTACAATTGATACTCAATGCAgtaaatcagcggtccccaacccccgggcctcggaccggtccgtgagtcgtttggtaccgggccgcgagagttgaggctcaggtgtgaaatgtatagttttcagggttttatcggttttcagcgttattttgttattatcgtttactctgttttccttggtcttttcacgtgtgttatgaataaattttcttttttcggtacaggtactagttttattttgttgtatttatccgcgacaccttaaaggccggtccatgaaaatattgtcgggcataaaccggtccctGGCgcaaaggttggggaccgctgcagtAAATGGTTGTTTCCTAAATGTTATGCCGCCACCTGCCACCAGTTGGCGCATCACTGCTGAGAAACGCCATTAATCTAGGCCTGATTGTTTTAGTAATAGTATAATTGTTAGTTTTTCGTGTTAGTTCTTTAAAAAGGTGAAAGACTGAGATCACAGATAAAACAATGTTTTGTAATAACATGTTTTCATATCATATTTAACATCAGTTTATTATACGTGTTTTTCTTAGTTGCCTGTTTGGAGAATACAATGCAATGTCCATAATGCACAATGTAAGGTGGCACACAGTTAAGCGACATGATTTATTATTGAAGAATGTGATTAATGGTATCACATGGTTTTCTTTACAAGGCTTTTGACATTGTATATTAAACGGTTAACAAATTTAACTTAATAACTGAATGTTTCTTAGTTTTACACTAGTTCACTGGACTAATTTGAGTTTTTCCTTGTTTAGTCATCAAAGAACTTAGTCAAACccccaataaataaacattaaacatCCTGATGCTTTAATAGATTCTGTCTGTATGATGTTTGTACAGTGATGGTTTCCTACCTTTGGTGCTTTGGGCTCACTGACTCGCAGAGCTTCTCTGAAGTAGGCATCCACCGCGTAATTGGCTTTCCTTTCTCTCTTGGGCGGCTCGATCCAGTTTGTAATGACCTGAACggaaaaatgaaaatcacaAGCTAAGGATTTAAGTCTTTTCCCAAAAGAAAGGCAGTCCCAGATTATAAATACCGATGCTGGCCAACCTATTtaccttcttcttctctctgtaGTCCTCTCCTTCGAAGGTGTACACGCTGGTGTTCTCCGTGTCCATGGTGAAGTTTCTCAAAGAGCTCTCACCCAGTGATGACATTCTCTCCTTCATCTCCATAGTCTGGTACACAATCATTTCAAAgtgtttgattttttaaattcacacaATAACTTTCGATTGATGCTTTTCAGCTAATGCAACCAGACTCACCTTCCTTTCACCTCTCTCCAGGATGGCATCGATGTCATCATCTGTGATCTCGCTCTCTTTGGAAGCAAACACATGTGTGGCACCGTGGCGGATGATGGAGAGCATCTCATCCTTACCCAGTTTGTTTGCACTCGGATCCACAAGTCTGCctattttcaaaaaataaataaaataaagtttagttTATTTCGCAATTTCCAACAAGTACCACTATGTGAActtcatattttatttcttaGCAGCATGCAGGACACtaaaacaagtttaaacaggctgactttaAGTGAGATGAGTTACCTTGCTGGATGACGATCGAGTCCAGGCGCAGTTTCATCTCGGCCCTCTCCACAATCCtctcctccactgtgttttcagTGATGAAACGGAAAACTCGGACCTGCTTCTGCTGACCAATCCTGTGAGCTCGGTCCTAAgcagatgaaaaaaaacaagcaaacaaaaaagtcagGTAATCTGACCGAAACAATCAAGTTCATTGGTTACACTCATGCTCAGGTAGATCATCATATTAGACTACTAACCATGGCCTGAAGATCGACTTGAGGGTTCCAGTCTGAGTCGTAGAGGATGACTACATCTGCTGTTGCCAGGTTAATACCCAGACCTCCAGCCCTGGTGCTCAACATAAAGATGAACTTTGAGCTGTTGGGCTCATTGAAAACATTGATGGAGATctgtaaatacacaaacacgTGAAAATTAAGTGCTTTTATAGTCACACTCTCAATACCAAACACTCAGGAATTGCTTTTGGTTATGGAAGATGACAAATCCACATCTCACCTGTCTCTCCTCGTGTGGAGTTTGCCCATCCAGGC
Coding sequences within:
- the smarca5 gene encoding SWI/SNF-related matrix-associated actin-dependent regulator of chromatin subfamily A member 5, coding for MSESANCVEQREEQAEVEDAGGAEEKSDSSDAGKESSSDAGADGQDASSSSSSSKTKDSTPGYEEKVQTDRTNRFEYLLKQTELFAHFIQPAAQKTPTSPLKMKPGRPRIKKDEKQNLLSAGDNRHRRTEQEEDEELLNESTKTTNVCTRFDESPSYVKTGKMRDYQVRGLNWLISLYENGINGILADEMGLGKTLQTIALLGYMKHYRNIPGPHMVLVPKSTLYNWMNEFKRWVPSLRAVCLIGDRDERTALIRDVLLPGEWDVCVTSYEMLIIEKAVFKKFNWRYLVIDEAHRIKNEKSKLSEIVREFKTTNRLLLTGTPLQNNLHELWALLNFLLPDVFNSSEDFDSWFDTNNCLGDQKLVERLHTVLRPFLLRRIKADVEKTLLPKKEIKIYVGLSKMQREWYTKILMKDIDILNSAGKMDKMRLLNVLMQLRKCCNHPYLFDGAEPGPPYTTDIHLAVNSGKMVVLDKLLPKLKEQGSRVLIFSQMTRMLDILEDYCMWRNYGYCRLDGQTPHEERQISINVFNEPNSSKFIFMLSTRAGGLGINLATADVVILYDSDWNPQVDLQAMDRAHRIGQQKQVRVFRFITENTVEERIVERAEMKLRLDSIVIQQGRLVDPSANKLGKDEMLSIIRHGATHVFASKESEITDDDIDAILERGERKTMEMKERMSSLGESSLRNFTMDTENTSVYTFEGEDYREKKKVITNWIEPPKRERKANYAVDAYFREALRVSEPKAPKAPRPPKQPNVQDFQFFPPRLFELLEKEILFYRKTIGYKVPRNPDIPNSAQVQKEEQAKIDEAEALTEEELEEKETLLQQGFTIWNKRDFNQFIKANEKWGRDDIENIAREVEGKTPEEVMEYSAVFWERCNELQDIEKIMAQIERGEARIQRRISIKKALDSKIGRYKAPFHQLRISYGTNKGKNYTEEEDRFLICMLHKLGFDKESVYDELRQCIRNSPQFRFDWFLKSRTAMELQRRCNTLITLIERENMELEEREKAEKKKRGPKTGSAQKRKSEGTPDGRGRRKKLKL